One segment of Gaiella occulta DNA contains the following:
- a CDS encoding AAA family ATPase translates to MNPPVVVISGPPASGKTTVADFLATEVGLPLIARDEIKELVLDLLGAGDVAWSKRIGGVSYELLYQAVERELRVGRSFIVESNFPSVYGRTRLLELRERYSYQPLEIHCTASKETLIGRYRARASTRHPGHNDVDRVGEVEAAVDGGTHRQLQLGGGVIVLDTTDGEAIGLDAVLAAVRDHLADDRPT, encoded by the coding sequence ATGAACCCACCCGTGGTTGTCATCAGCGGCCCACCCGCAAGCGGCAAGACGACGGTTGCGGATTTCCTTGCAACCGAAGTGGGGCTGCCCCTGATTGCGCGAGACGAGATCAAAGAGCTAGTGCTGGATCTGCTCGGAGCGGGCGATGTCGCATGGTCGAAAAGGATCGGAGGCGTTTCCTACGAGTTGCTCTATCAAGCCGTCGAGCGCGAGCTTCGCGTGGGCAGGTCATTCATCGTTGAGTCGAACTTCCCGAGTGTCTACGGACGAACACGCTTGCTCGAACTCCGCGAGAGGTACAGCTACCAGCCACTTGAAATCCATTGCACTGCGAGCAAGGAGACTCTTATCGGCAGGTATAGGGCGCGCGCATCGACGCGTCATCCGGGACACAACGACGTCGATCGAGTAGGCGAGGTTGAGGCGGCAGTAGACGGTGGTACACATCGGCAGCTGCAGCTCGGTGGGGGCGTTATCGTTCTCGACACGACTGATGGCGAAGCTATCGGCTTGGACGCCGTTCTCGCAGCCGTGCGTGACCACCTTGCGGACGACCGGCCGACGTAA
- a CDS encoding cation diffusion facilitator family transporter: MEENNPPNAERRHVPAEHGHAHDGEEAHDHAHGDAVDGHSHGGHGHSHGLVDPSIIRSQEGVKAVSISLVVLLLTTLFQIGVFVYSNSVALLADLIHNFGDALTALPLGIAFFLRSVRGEMAAGYFVVAAIFFSALVALWQTIGRLIDPQPLSHLTALAVAGAVGFVGNEIAALVRLRAGKRLQSPALIADGYHARTDGFVSLGVVGSAVIVALGFDLGDPLIGLVITLIILRITWQSWRTMHAA; this comes from the coding sequence ATGGAGGAGAACAACCCGCCGAACGCGGAGCGCAGACATGTCCCCGCAGAACACGGCCACGCCCATGACGGGGAGGAAGCGCACGACCATGCGCACGGCGATGCCGTGGATGGTCATTCCCATGGCGGCCACGGCCATTCGCACGGGCTCGTCGATCCATCGATCATCCGCTCGCAGGAGGGCGTGAAGGCAGTGTCGATCAGTCTCGTCGTTCTGCTCCTGACCACCCTGTTCCAGATCGGCGTCTTCGTCTACTCCAACAGCGTCGCGCTGCTGGCTGACCTGATTCACAACTTCGGGGACGCCCTGACCGCGCTCCCACTCGGGATCGCATTTTTCCTCCGTAGCGTCCGTGGCGAAATGGCCGCTGGCTATTTCGTCGTAGCAGCGATCTTCTTCAGCGCCCTCGTCGCTCTCTGGCAGACCATCGGGCGCCTGATCGATCCCCAGCCGCTCTCCCATCTCACAGCCCTCGCTGTGGCAGGCGCAGTCGGGTTCGTCGGCAACGAGATCGCTGCGCTCGTCCGCCTTCGGGCCGGGAAGCGGCTGCAGAGCCCTGCGCTCATCGCCGACGGCTACCACGCGCGCACCGACGGCTTTGTCTCCCTCGGCGTTGTCGGCAGCGCGGTCATCGTGGCGCTCGGCTTCGATCTCGGAGACCCGCTGATCGGTCTCGTGATCACGTTGATCATCCTCCGGATCACCTGGCAGTCGTGGCGGACGATGCACGCCGCCTGA
- a CDS encoding ArsR/SmtB family transcription factor translates to MGHGVQGRSGRASIDGETARQVAETMQALATPSRVRILARLKESPCSVSELAEAVGMEQSSVSHQLRLLRHLDLVIGERAGRRMIYALHDSHVGVLLEEAVYHVEHTRLGFPERVIAKGGGAR, encoded by the coding sequence GTGGGTCATGGAGTTCAAGGGCGCAGCGGTCGGGCCTCGATCGACGGAGAAACAGCACGCCAGGTCGCCGAGACGATGCAGGCTCTCGCGACGCCGAGTCGCGTGCGGATTCTCGCGCGCCTGAAGGAGTCTCCCTGCTCGGTCAGCGAGCTTGCGGAGGCGGTCGGCATGGAGCAGTCCTCGGTGTCGCACCAGCTGCGGCTGTTGCGCCATCTCGACCTGGTCATCGGCGAGCGGGCCGGGCGGCGGATGATCTACGCGCTGCACGACAGCCACGTCGGCGTCCTGCTCGAAGAGGCCGTCTACCACGTCGAGCACACCCGCCTGGGCTTCCCCGAGCGTGTGATCGCAAAGGGTGGCGGCGCTCGGTGA
- the rplM gene encoding 50S ribosomal protein L13, with protein sequence MKTYTAKPGEIQRDWYVVDAEGKTLGRLATQIADTLRGKNKPQYTPHVDTGDFVIVVNAEKIHVTGQKLDQKMVYRHSGFPGGLKTRTLREQLDRRPTEVIRKAVKGMLPKNKLAAAQLTKLKVYAGPEHPHTAQAPKTLELS encoded by the coding sequence ATGAAGACCTACACCGCCAAGCCGGGAGAGATTCAGCGCGACTGGTACGTCGTCGACGCCGAGGGGAAGACCCTGGGCCGGCTCGCGACGCAGATCGCCGACACCTTGCGCGGCAAGAACAAGCCGCAGTACACGCCGCACGTCGACACGGGCGATTTCGTGATCGTCGTCAACGCGGAGAAGATCCACGTGACCGGCCAGAAGCTCGACCAGAAGATGGTCTACCGGCACTCCGGCTTCCCGGGCGGGCTGAAGACGCGGACGCTGCGCGAGCAGCTCGACCGCCGCCCCACCGAGGTGATCCGCAAGGCGGTGAAGGGCATGCTTCCGAAGAACAAGCTCGCCGCCGCGCAGCTGACGAAGCTCAAGGTCTACGCCGGCCCCGAGCACCCCCACACGGCGCAGGCGCCCAAGACACTGGAGCTCTCATGA
- the rpsI gene encoding 30S ribosomal protein S9 translates to MTGIAQYLGTGKRKTSVARVILRPGDGKTWINGRTLEEYFPRASHRVAALSPLKTAGADGTYDLRVRVHGGGVSGQAGAVRHGIARALVEADPELRVPLKREGYLTRDARQVERKKAGLHKARKAPQFSKR, encoded by the coding sequence ATGACAGGCATCGCTCAGTACCTCGGCACCGGCAAGCGCAAGACGTCCGTCGCGCGCGTCATCCTCCGACCCGGCGACGGGAAGACGTGGATCAACGGACGCACGCTCGAGGAGTACTTCCCCCGCGCGTCGCATCGTGTCGCCGCCCTCTCGCCGCTCAAGACGGCGGGCGCGGACGGGACGTACGACCTGCGCGTGCGCGTGCACGGCGGCGGCGTCAGCGGCCAGGCCGGCGCCGTTCGCCACGGCATCGCCCGCGCGCTCGTCGAGGCCGACCCGGAGCTGCGCGTGCCGCTGAAGCGCGAGGGCTACCTCACGCGCGACGCCCGCCAGGTGGAGCGCAAGAAGGCCGGTCTCCACAAGGCCCGCAAGGCTCCCCAGTTCTCCAAGCGATAG
- a CDS encoding phosphoglucosamine mutase produces the protein MARTHFGTDGVRGIVGDTLTLELVERLGRAATLWSGRGRVFVGRDTRGSGPALEQALVEGIVDAGGVAVLGGVLPTPAIALLAQDLGVVLSASHNPPEYNGVKLFTAAGHKLADADEEAIEALLDARGSGRGSVEVAESAADGYVEHVVEHFGTDLTGLRIAVDCANGAFSGIAPAVFERLGAEVTAVANAPDGANINVGCGATDLALLQDVVRAGGYDLGVAFDGDGDRMLAVDEAGDAVDGDQIIAVLALALGVDRVAVTTMTNLGFHRLMAERGILVTTTDVGDRYVLEALRREGGVLGGEQSGHLIYLEGHVSGDGLAAALLLCGALDGRPLSEAVGVMELFAQAKENVRVRRREVPAAVAAEVERLNAALAGRGRVLVRPSGTEPFVRVLVEAEHEEEARDVCGKVAHLVRSELGEA, from the coding sequence ATGGCTCGTACACACTTCGGCACCGACGGCGTTCGCGGCATCGTCGGCGACACGCTCACGCTCGAGCTGGTGGAGCGCCTGGGCCGTGCGGCGACCCTGTGGTCGGGTCGCGGCCGCGTGTTCGTGGGGCGCGACACCCGCGGCTCGGGCCCCGCGCTCGAGCAGGCGCTCGTCGAGGGCATCGTCGACGCCGGCGGCGTCGCCGTGCTCGGCGGCGTCCTCCCGACCCCGGCGATCGCGCTGCTCGCCCAGGATCTCGGCGTCGTCCTGTCGGCGTCGCACAACCCGCCCGAGTACAACGGCGTCAAGCTCTTCACGGCGGCGGGGCACAAGCTGGCGGACGCCGACGAGGAGGCGATCGAGGCGCTGCTCGACGCGCGCGGCTCCGGCCGCGGCAGCGTCGAGGTGGCCGAGAGCGCTGCCGACGGCTACGTCGAGCACGTCGTCGAGCACTTCGGCACCGACCTCACCGGCCTGCGCATCGCGGTCGACTGCGCGAACGGCGCCTTCTCGGGCATCGCGCCGGCCGTGTTCGAGCGCCTCGGCGCCGAGGTGACGGCGGTCGCGAACGCCCCCGACGGCGCGAACATCAACGTGGGCTGCGGCGCCACCGACCTGGCGCTGTTGCAGGACGTCGTGCGGGCGGGCGGCTACGACCTCGGCGTCGCCTTCGACGGCGACGGCGACCGCATGCTCGCCGTCGACGAGGCGGGCGACGCCGTCGACGGCGACCAGATCATCGCCGTGCTCGCGCTCGCGCTGGGCGTCGACCGGGTCGCGGTGACGACGATGACGAACCTGGGCTTCCACCGGCTCATGGCCGAGCGCGGCATTCTCGTGACGACGACGGACGTCGGAGACCGCTACGTGCTCGAGGCGCTGCGCCGCGAGGGCGGCGTGCTCGGCGGTGAGCAGTCGGGCCACCTCATCTACCTGGAGGGCCACGTCAGCGGCGACGGGCTCGCCGCCGCGCTCCTGCTCTGCGGCGCGCTGGACGGCCGCCCGCTGTCCGAGGCGGTGGGCGTGATGGAGCTGTTCGCGCAGGCGAAGGAGAATGTCCGGGTGCGGCGTCGCGAGGTGCCCGCGGCCGTCGCGGCGGAGGTCGAGCGGCTCAACGCGGCGCTCGCCGGCCGCGGCCGCGTGCTGGTGCGGCCGTCCGGCACCGAGCCGTTCGTGCGCGTCCTCGTGGAGGCCGAGCACGAGGAGGAGGCGCGGGACGTCTGTGGTAAAGTCGCCCATCTCGTCCGGTCGGAGCTCGGCGAGGCGTAG
- the glmS gene encoding glutamine--fructose-6-phosphate transaminase (isomerizing), with translation MCGIIGYVGPRECKDLLLFGLERLEYRGYDSAGIALLEDDGLVYTRAVGNLQNLKRAAGDGGSRATTGLGHTRWATHGGVTEANAHPLAGDDPAEIAIVLNGIVENYRELRDRLREAGHVFASETDAETVTHLIEEHYAGDLVEATRAAFGELEGHFAFVVIHRDHPGLLVGARHQCPLVVGAGRGETFLASNASAFLKESREVYFPDDGDIVAITVEGVRFLRHDDGGEVERELVELDWDDECAEKAGFETFMLKEIFEQPEAVAETIGDRVRHGRLVLDGIGVDDAVLRDLRRIVILSAGTSYHAAVAGRYAIEEWARVPVEHDIASEWIYRNPVLDAATLVVGISQSGETRDTIEAMKLAREMGAHTVAITNMMGSQITREVDSVLYTRAGLEVSVAASKTFTAQLSLLFLVALKLAQVRETLPQEELRFILDEVYQLPHKLQTFLDGNHPIDEIAQRHFEKPFFLYLGRNIGLPVALEGALKLKEISYIPTEAYSAGEMKHGPIALLDENTPVVVVATDHKRVYDKIVSNIQEVRARGAHVIAIATDGNEDIQHHADDVIYIPRSPAFLQAVLAVVPLQLLAYRIARLRGLNVDQPRNLAKTVTVE, from the coding sequence ATGTGCGGGATCATCGGATACGTCGGGCCCCGGGAGTGCAAGGACCTGCTTCTGTTCGGGCTCGAGCGCCTCGAGTACCGCGGGTACGACTCTGCCGGGATCGCGCTGCTCGAGGATGACGGCCTCGTCTACACGCGCGCGGTCGGGAACCTCCAGAACCTGAAGCGGGCCGCGGGCGACGGCGGCTCCCGGGCGACGACCGGCCTCGGGCACACGCGCTGGGCGACCCACGGCGGCGTCACCGAGGCGAACGCGCACCCGCTCGCCGGCGACGACCCGGCCGAGATCGCGATCGTGCTCAACGGCATCGTCGAGAACTACCGCGAGCTTCGCGACCGCCTCCGCGAGGCGGGCCACGTGTTCGCGTCCGAGACCGACGCGGAGACGGTGACGCACCTGATCGAGGAACACTACGCAGGCGACCTCGTCGAGGCGACGCGAGCCGCGTTCGGGGAGCTCGAGGGCCACTTCGCCTTCGTCGTCATCCACCGCGACCATCCCGGCCTGCTCGTCGGCGCCCGCCACCAGTGCCCGCTCGTCGTCGGCGCCGGCCGCGGCGAGACGTTCCTCGCCTCCAACGCGTCGGCGTTCCTGAAGGAGAGCCGCGAGGTCTACTTCCCCGACGACGGCGACATCGTCGCCATCACGGTCGAGGGCGTCCGCTTCCTGCGCCACGACGACGGCGGCGAGGTCGAGCGCGAGCTCGTCGAGCTCGACTGGGACGACGAGTGCGCCGAGAAGGCGGGCTTCGAGACCTTCATGCTGAAGGAGATCTTCGAGCAGCCGGAGGCCGTGGCCGAGACGATCGGCGACCGGGTGCGGCACGGGCGCCTCGTGCTCGACGGCATCGGCGTCGATGACGCCGTCCTGCGCGACCTCCGCCGCATCGTCATCCTCTCTGCCGGAACCTCCTACCACGCCGCCGTCGCGGGCCGCTACGCGATCGAGGAGTGGGCGCGCGTGCCGGTCGAGCACGACATCGCGTCGGAGTGGATCTACCGCAACCCCGTGCTCGATGCCGCCACGCTCGTGGTCGGCATCTCGCAGTCGGGGGAGACGCGCGACACGATCGAGGCGATGAAGCTCGCCCGCGAGATGGGCGCGCACACGGTCGCGATCACGAACATGATGGGCTCGCAGATCACCCGCGAGGTCGACTCCGTGCTCTACACGCGCGCGGGCCTCGAGGTGAGCGTCGCGGCGTCGAAGACGTTCACCGCGCAGCTGTCGCTGCTGTTCCTCGTGGCGCTCAAGCTCGCGCAGGTGCGCGAGACGCTGCCGCAGGAGGAGCTCCGCTTCATCCTCGACGAGGTCTACCAGCTGCCGCACAAGCTGCAGACGTTCCTCGACGGCAACCATCCGATCGACGAGATCGCGCAGCGGCACTTCGAGAAGCCGTTCTTCCTCTACCTCGGGCGCAACATCGGCCTGCCGGTAGCGCTCGAGGGCGCCCTCAAGCTGAAGGAGATCTCGTACATCCCGACCGAGGCGTACTCGGCCGGCGAGATGAAGCACGGCCCGATCGCCCTGCTCGACGAGAACACGCCGGTCGTCGTCGTCGCCACCGACCACAAGCGCGTGTACGACAAGATCGTGTCGAACATCCAGGAGGTGCGCGCCCGCGGCGCCCACGTGATCGCGATCGCCACCGACGGCAACGAGGACATCCAGCACCACGCCGACGACGTCATCTACATCCCGCGCTCCCCCGCCTTCCTGCAAGCCGTGCTCGCGGTCGTGCCCCTGCAGCTCCTCGCCTACCGCATCGCCCGCCTGCGCGGCCTCAACGTCGACCAGCCGCGCAACCTCGCGAAGACGGTCACCGTCGAGTAG
- a CDS encoding catalase, producing MSTSRPPATTTDAGIPTASDEDSLSVGRDGPLLLHDHVLIEQMAHFNRERVPERVVHAKGAGAFGRLEITNDVSQFTKAAVFQPGTVTEALVRFSTVAGEQGSPDTWRDPRGFAVKLYTTEGNYDIVGNNTPVFFVRDPIKFGHFIRSQKRRGDTGLRDNDIQWDFWTLSPESAHQVTILMGDRGIPGTFRNMNGYGSHTFMWVNAGGERYWIKYHFKTDQGITFLTQAEADVLAGEDADYHRRDLSEAIARGEHPSWTLKVQVMPFDDAPAYRFNPFDLTKVWPHADYPLIEVGRLTLDRNPENFFAEIEQSAFEPSNMVPGTGPSPDKMLLGRMFSYPDTHRYRIGANYMQLPVNRPKGTEANSYTFDGAMRYHHTGGTPMYAPNSYGGPAADTGRFGDVAGWYAAGEMVREAYSLHAEDDDWSQARALLTQVMDDAARERFVGNVAGHLSNGVSEPVLARALQYWANVDQGIAARIEQAVRR from the coding sequence TTGAGCACGTCACGTCCACCCGCCACTACCACCGACGCGGGCATCCCGACCGCGTCCGACGAGGACTCGCTGTCCGTCGGCCGCGACGGGCCCCTGCTGCTCCACGACCACGTCCTGATCGAGCAGATGGCGCACTTCAACCGCGAACGCGTGCCGGAGCGGGTCGTGCACGCAAAGGGCGCCGGTGCGTTCGGGCGCCTGGAGATCACGAACGACGTGAGCCAGTTCACCAAGGCTGCGGTGTTCCAGCCGGGAACCGTGACGGAAGCGCTCGTCCGCTTTTCCACCGTCGCCGGCGAGCAGGGAAGCCCGGACACCTGGCGCGATCCACGCGGCTTCGCCGTCAAGCTCTACACCACCGAGGGCAACTACGACATCGTCGGCAACAACACCCCGGTGTTCTTCGTCCGCGACCCGATCAAGTTCGGTCACTTCATCCGCTCGCAGAAGCGCCGCGGCGACACCGGCTTGCGGGACAACGACATCCAGTGGGACTTCTGGACTCTGTCTCCGGAGTCCGCGCACCAGGTGACGATCCTGATGGGCGACCGCGGCATTCCGGGCACGTTCCGGAACATGAACGGGTACGGCTCGCACACGTTCATGTGGGTCAACGCCGGCGGCGAGCGGTACTGGATCAAGTACCACTTCAAGACCGATCAGGGCATCACCTTCCTCACGCAGGCCGAGGCCGATGTCCTCGCAGGGGAGGATGCCGACTACCATCGGCGCGACCTCTCCGAGGCGATCGCGCGCGGCGAGCATCCGAGCTGGACGTTGAAGGTGCAGGTGATGCCGTTCGACGACGCTCCGGCGTACCGCTTCAACCCGTTCGACCTGACGAAGGTATGGCCGCATGCCGACTACCCGCTGATCGAGGTCGGCCGGCTGACGCTCGACCGCAATCCGGAGAACTTCTTCGCCGAGATCGAGCAGTCGGCGTTCGAGCCGTCGAACATGGTGCCCGGCACGGGCCCGAGCCCCGACAAGATGCTGCTCGGCAGGATGTTCTCGTATCCGGACACGCACCGCTACCGGATCGGGGCGAACTACATGCAGCTCCCCGTCAACCGGCCGAAGGGGACGGAGGCGAACAGCTACACGTTCGACGGGGCGATGCGCTACCACCACACGGGCGGGACGCCGATGTACGCACCCAACTCGTATGGAGGCCCGGCCGCCGACACCGGCCGCTTCGGCGACGTCGCAGGCTGGTATGCAGCCGGGGAGATGGTGCGCGAGGCGTACTCCCTGCATGCGGAGGACGACGACTGGTCGCAGGCACGCGCCCTGCTCACCCAGGTGATGGACGACGCAGCGCGGGAGCGCTTCGTCGGCAACGTCGCCGGCCACCTCTCGAACGGGGTCAGCGAGCCCGTGCTGGCGCGGGCGCTGCAGTACTGGGCGAACGTCGACCAGGGCATCGCAGCGCGGATCGAGCAGGCCGTCCGGCGCTGA
- a CDS encoding Fur family transcriptional regulator: MPEAARDDVELLRAAGLRVTAPRVAVLEVLAEAPHADADFVATAARARLGALSTQAVYDVLGALTRAGLLRRFEPAGSAARYERRTGDNHHHVVCRSCGAVDDVDCATGSAPCLSPSDTHGFDVDEAEVTWWGLCARCRPQRSQTAAAASACGIPVPHDSKEGH, encoded by the coding sequence GTGCCGGAAGCAGCGCGCGATGACGTCGAACTTCTGCGAGCGGCGGGCCTTCGCGTCACGGCGCCGCGCGTGGCGGTGCTCGAGGTGCTCGCCGAGGCACCGCACGCGGACGCGGACTTCGTCGCGACCGCGGCTCGAGCCCGGCTCGGCGCCCTGTCCACCCAGGCCGTCTACGACGTCCTGGGCGCGCTCACACGCGCCGGACTGCTGCGCCGCTTCGAGCCGGCAGGGTCGGCCGCCCGCTACGAGCGGCGCACCGGCGACAACCACCACCACGTCGTGTGCCGCTCCTGCGGCGCGGTGGACGACGTCGACTGCGCGACCGGATCGGCGCCCTGCCTCAGCCCGTCGGACACGCATGGCTTCGACGTCGACGAGGCCGAGGTGACGTGGTGGGGCCTGTGTGCCCGCTGCCGGCCGCAGCGCTCGCAGACGGCGGCCGCCGCTTCCGCCTGCGGCATCCCTGTTCCCCACGACTCCAAGGAGGGCCATTGA
- the fdhD gene encoding formate dehydrogenase accessory sulfurtransferase FdhD: MEPVQPIPPADLRGSSRVSVRRLPEGADEPDRVAVEEPLEIRIEGRPVAVTMRTPGHDEELALGFCLSEGLRPARARLPGDLAANTVEVDAPGFDPEGLQRSFYTSSSCGVCGKGALEAIAVAADRVESGLRVPFAVVSGLPELLRAAQPSFDRTGGIHATGLFTPQGGLLCAREDVGRHNAMDKVIGWAFREGRLPLADLVLCVSGRLSFELVQKAAVAGCPVLVAVGAPSSLAVELAADRGITLCGFVRDGRANVYTEPWRIVP; this comes from the coding sequence GTGGAGCCCGTTCAGCCCATCCCCCCCGCGGATCTTCGCGGGAGCAGCCGCGTGTCGGTGCGCCGCCTGCCGGAAGGAGCGGACGAGCCCGACAGGGTCGCTGTCGAGGAGCCGCTCGAGATCCGCATCGAGGGTCGGCCGGTCGCCGTCACCATGCGCACCCCCGGCCACGACGAGGAGCTTGCGCTCGGGTTCTGCCTCTCCGAGGGGCTGCGGCCCGCCCGCGCCCGCCTTCCCGGCGACCTCGCGGCGAACACCGTCGAGGTGGACGCCCCCGGCTTCGACCCGGAAGGGCTGCAGCGCTCCTTCTACACCTCGTCCTCGTGCGGTGTCTGCGGCAAGGGGGCGCTCGAGGCGATCGCCGTCGCCGCCGACCGGGTCGAGAGCGGCCTGCGCGTCCCCTTCGCCGTCGTCTCGGGCCTGCCCGAGCTCCTGCGCGCGGCGCAGCCCTCGTTCGACCGCACCGGCGGCATCCACGCCACCGGCCTGTTCACGCCGCAGGGCGGGCTCCTCTGCGCGCGCGAGGACGTCGGCCGGCACAACGCCATGGACAAGGTGATCGGGTGGGCGTTCCGCGAGGGGAGACTGCCGCTCGCCGACCTCGTGCTGTGCGTCAGCGGCCGGCTCTCCTTCGAGCTCGTGCAGAAGGCGGCGGTCGCGGGCTGCCCGGTGCTCGTCGCGGTCGGCGCGCCCTCCTCTCTGGCCGTCGAGCTGGCCGCCGACCGCGGGATCACGCTGTGCGGCTTCGTGCGCGACGGGCGTGCGAACGTCTACACGGAGCCGTGGCGCATCGTCCCCTGA
- the mobA gene encoding molybdenum cofactor guanylyltransferase codes for MAHRPLTGVLLVGGASRRFGSPKALVVLDGETLAERGLRVLGEACDEVIAVGKAADGLPLACPLLDDASALRAPVFGVIAGLRAAAHDTCVVLPVDCPRATPELLRALGRATAIPQTGPLPGAYTRSMLPLLEERVARGELSLRDVNPTVIHVDERLLADVDTPEDLAALEGEI; via the coding sequence GTGGCGCATCGTCCCCTGACCGGCGTGCTGCTCGTCGGCGGCGCCTCGCGGCGGTTCGGATCGCCGAAGGCCCTCGTCGTGCTCGACGGGGAGACGCTCGCCGAGCGCGGCCTGCGCGTTCTCGGCGAGGCCTGCGACGAGGTGATCGCGGTCGGCAAGGCCGCAGACGGCCTGCCGCTGGCGTGCCCGCTGCTGGACGACGCAAGCGCCCTGCGCGCTCCCGTGTTCGGGGTCATCGCGGGACTCCGCGCGGCGGCGCACGACACCTGCGTCGTGCTCCCCGTGGACTGTCCACGCGCGACCCCCGAGCTTCTGCGGGCGCTCGGGCGCGCGACCGCGATCCCGCAGACGGGGCCGCTTCCGGGCGCGTACACGCGCTCCATGCTGCCCCTGCTCGAGGAACGCGTGGCGCGCGGCGAGCTGTCGCTGCGCGACGTCAACCCGACCGTGATCCATGTGGACGAGCGGCTTCTCGCCGACGTCGACACCCCGGAGGATCTCGCCGCGCTAGAGGGGGAGATCTAG
- a CDS encoding biotin--[acetyl-CoA-carboxylase] ligase, protein MNDLAPDVVLPRLRSRLGSPYLYAQETASTQDVLRGTDLPEGAVATAEHQVAGRGRSGRRWDDRPGRSLLCSVLLRPPGGALPQLSLVVALAAAEAIELVAGVEARVKWPNDVLIAGGKVAGILLEAGDGAVVAGIGVNVNQSAGELPARTRLPATSLRVATGATHDRGALLAALLERLDAAYASWRASGLDGLAARLEARNALRGQRVSVGAASGTAGALAPDGRLSVTLDGGHVVMVESGEIEPLDLPL, encoded by the coding sequence GTGAACGACCTGGCGCCCGACGTGGTGCTGCCGCGTCTACGCAGCCGCCTCGGCTCGCCGTACCTGTACGCGCAGGAGACGGCGTCGACCCAGGACGTGCTGCGCGGCACGGATCTGCCGGAGGGCGCGGTGGCGACCGCGGAGCACCAGGTCGCCGGGCGCGGCCGCTCGGGGCGCCGCTGGGACGACCGGCCGGGACGGTCGCTGCTGTGCTCGGTGCTGCTGCGCCCGCCGGGCGGCGCGCTGCCGCAGCTGTCGCTCGTCGTGGCGCTCGCGGCCGCGGAGGCGATCGAGCTCGTCGCAGGCGTCGAGGCTCGGGTGAAATGGCCGAACGACGTGCTGATCGCCGGGGGCAAGGTGGCGGGCATCCTGCTCGAAGCAGGCGACGGCGCGGTCGTCGCGGGCATCGGCGTCAACGTCAACCAGAGCGCCGGCGAGCTGCCGGCGCGGACGCGGCTGCCGGCGACGTCGCTGCGCGTCGCGACAGGGGCGACGCACGATCGGGGCGCACTCCTCGCCGCGCTGCTCGAGCGGCTCGACGCGGCCTACGCAAGCTGGCGGGCAAGCGGGCTGGACGGGCTCGCCGCGCGCCTCGAGGCACGCAATGCGCTCCGCGGACAGCGTGTCAGCGTGGGTGCCGCGTCCGGGACGGCCGGCGCGCTGGCGCCGGACGGCCGGCTGTCGGTCACGCTCGACGGCGGACACGTGGTCATGGTCGAGAGCGGCGAGATCGAGCCGCTAGATCTCCCCCTCTAG
- the arfB gene encoding alternative ribosome rescue aminoacyl-tRNA hydrolase ArfB produces MSADESPRRIRVTRSVLLPVSEIELRVSRSSGPGGQHANTSETRVEAVLDVGASTALTDVQKRRVIARAGPVLRAVAQDERSQARNRELAVARLVARLAEALRVERHRVATRPSRAAKEQRLDAKRRRGTVKRLRRSRDDE; encoded by the coding sequence ATGAGCGCCGACGAGAGCCCTCGCCGCATCCGCGTCACGCGCTCCGTGCTCCTTCCCGTCTCCGAGATCGAGCTGCGCGTGTCGCGATCGAGCGGCCCCGGCGGCCAGCACGCGAACACGTCCGAGACGCGAGTCGAGGCAGTGCTCGACGTGGGGGCGTCCACGGCGCTGACGGACGTGCAGAAGCGCCGCGTGATCGCCCGCGCAGGCCCCGTGCTGCGGGCCGTCGCGCAGGACGAGCGCAGCCAGGCGCGCAACCGCGAGCTCGCGGTCGCCCGCCTCGTGGCACGCCTCGCCGAGGCGCTGCGGGTCGAGCGGCACCGTGTGGCGACGCGGCCCTCGCGGGCGGCGAAGGAGCAGCGACTGGACGCCAAGCGGCGGCGCGGGACCGTCAAGCGCCTGCGCCGGTCGAGGGACGACGAGTGA